A genomic stretch from Parus major isolate Abel chromosome 28, Parus_major1.1, whole genome shotgun sequence includes:
- the SMIM7 gene encoding small integral membrane protein 7 isoform X1 — protein MIGDLLLCGTLLVNAGAVLNFRLRRRDTEGFGEEPREPTTGNGGDAGAGHSPALGRQDSHRNGLFWRKSWAKPQFFHPFSFDVNCCGAGITGLLTCKLGCSEMRRNTQKAHFLQHF, from the exons ATGATCGGGGATCTGCTGCTCTGCGG GACGCTGCTGGTGAACGCCGGTGCCGTGCTCAACTTCAGGCT gaggaggagggacaCGGAGGGATTCGGAGAGGAGCCGAGGGAACCCACGACCGGTAACGGAGGGGATGCGGGAGCcgggcacagccctgccctgggccgCCAGGACTCGCACAGGAACGGGCTTTTCTGGAGGAAATCCTGGGCCAAACCACAGTTTTTCCACCCCTTTTCGTTTGATGTGAattgctgtggggctggaatAACTGGCTTATTAACTTGTAAACTGGGATGTTCTGAAATGagaagaaacacacaaaaagcacatttcctgc